Genomic segment of Dromaius novaehollandiae isolate bDroNov1 chromosome 6, bDroNov1.hap1, whole genome shotgun sequence:
CAATGTATGCCATGAGAGGAGTATATACGTGCAGCGCTGTTAAATCATAGAGAAAATCGATTAGAAACATCCTAGAGTGGGTCAGAAATGTTACCCTGTATCAGATAAAAATGAGACAGTCTGTTTTTTTCATGGCAAattatttgaatttctttttttaatttaatttttccataATTGGGCGGGGGGAAAGGTTAGGGGAGGGACAAGGGCTGGCAAAGTTTCCAGCGAATGATCTGTTGTTTTGGGGATAGCTGGCCTGATCTAAGTGAGGTTACTCCAAGTAAGGTCCACGCTTATGGACAGTCCCGAGCAAAGTCAGTAGTGTTGGGTCTACACCTCGACCTGCGCAGCCCTAAGGTTGCACCTCGCGCGTGGCTCTGTTCCTGCTGCTAGTCCTCCCCGGCCTTCATCACTGCCTCATCTTCCTCCGGGGGGCTGGGAGGAAGAGCATTTACCCAGTCTATGCTGTGCCTATGACAATATGGTATTGCCATTGCATGTGCAGCTAGGAAAGTGCTTGGTCGCTCTCACTCCTCaatcgaaaaaaaaaaaaaaaagagaaggaaagggatgTTCAAGCCTGGGAAGGAGGATGCTGCCCTCTCACGGCTTCCCAGGCAAAGAGCTCGCAGGGAGGCAAGCTAAGCAGCGGGGAGCATCCACCGTGCTTTCCAGCAGCGGTCTGGCGAGCGGCGCAGGAGCCGAGGTCAGCCGTGTGGCTGCCGGGCCCAGCAGGACAGCGCAGATCCGAGGTCTCGCAGCGTCCCGGGTAACGCTGCTCCTGAGCGCGGGCTTTGCCGCCTCGCTCCGCTTCTTGTAGCAGAGTTTGTTTTGGCTCTTTTCCTGAACTGCAGTGTTTAAATGTGTGCGCGCTCCGACAGTTAGCTCTATTATTTCTGACAATTAGAATATTTTGAACAAAAAGATGAATATATATGTCCATGTTTTGATGGGATGTCATATACCTACTCGGGATTTTATGCCGCCAGATCTCTAGAAGAAGATCCGTGCTTATTAGCCGAGATTGGTTTGTAAGATCTTATTTCTATGGGTGAGCTTCATGCACACGCATCACGGCCGAGACCCGCAGCTGCTGCGCGGTGCTGCCCACTCAAAGGAGCCgtgcagaggaggagagggcatcCTTCGACGCGCGGGGAGAGGAGCGGGCGCGTTTTCATAGACGTGCACAGATCATCGGGCACCGCTCTGAGACGGCTCCCTCGGGGCGAGCACCGCGAAGAGCAGGGAGGTTGTTCTCTGCCTTGTTGCCTGTTTGGAGTCCGTTTTACAAGCAGACTTTTTTCCTCTGAGCCAAGTTTGGCACtgattttgtcttatttttaaaatgcctgttCCTATTGCCCAGCTAGAAAGAGCTGCACGTGCCAGAGCCTTCCCTGCTTGCCCCTGGGAATCCGGCCCCCCAGAGCAGCGGTGCAGTGATGGGCGACGATACAGCACATCCTTCTCGAAAGGTAACTTCAAATAGAGCTTCATCGAAAGCCATTGCGACGTTTCTCCGGACCACTCTCCAAAGCTAAAAAAAGTAGGCAGGAGAAACGAGATGATCCCTGCAATGCGGGGATTGACTTGcatccactccttaggaaatggGCAGCTGATTAGAAACATCGATGACAAAAACTTTCCACAAAGAGGAGACTCAAATCTGGCCAGGGtaaagggttgtttttttcttgtccttgCAGCAAAGTTTTCCAGGTGAGAGCTTCTCTGGGATGTTTTTCCAGGCAAATATCAAGCCAAGCGAGGCATCTCAGCCGTAGAGCTGTTTGCTGCTGACACCCAGCGATGCCGGGCGATGCTGCCCGCTCTCTAAGGAGCTACAGGAGATGCACTGGCCAGCGTGCAGCCATCCCCAAACTGGGGCACCACGCAGAGTTTCCATCGCCGTTGAAGGCATAGCTGCATTTTTACCTGCAGCACTTTCTCCTCGTATGATGGGGCAGTTGAGCTCTTCCAGCGCCAGCATTTCCACTGTGAACTTGTGAGCTGTGTCACGGTTTTAAAGCAAACGTTTTAAAGGGTGAGTCATGCAGAGGAAGGGAGGAGCTGCCGAATGACACATCTCACCACCACGAAGCCTGCTTTTCCAGCATAAATTGTACCTCTGACTCTTTCTCGTGCCATGTGACAAAATGGATAATGTTGCTTTATGCACTATAGGTGTGACAGCAGGCATGAGTGTCAGGTGGGACTCGTGCAAAGGGAAGACATTCAGGCCGTAAAAGGTGCGGTTGCTGGTACAACGCAGTTAATTGTGAGAATAAATGCTTAAATCAGTGCTAATCTACAGCTCTCATGCAGACCGCCCCATGTCTTGTGGGGCACAGCCTGTCCTACATCCACTGCTCTTGTAACGCTTATTTTTAATTTCGCTAATAAAAATCAGCACGGTGTTGGTGGCACTGTGCTCGATTTAGCGCATCGATTGCGAATTCTGGCAATCCTCCTCCAAGCAGAGATTTTTAAACAGCGCGAGCGGGATAATCCTCTGGCAGAAGAGCTGCTGGGGACAGGCATGGGCTTATCGACGCGGCTCTCCGAGCCAGGCCGCATGGCTACGACTGCATTTGCCTGCCGTTTCCAGCTGCTGTTACTACTTAAGGTAAGCGCTGATTTACCAGGCAGAGAGGATCTGCTTTCGCCGAGCCCGGCTGCCTCCCTCCACCCGGGCAGCCACAGCTCGTCGCGGAAGCACTCGCACTGCTGGCAGGTGACGAACGTGTAAAATTACCCGCTTTTAGATAAGGTGGgagcttgatttttctttcaagcgTGCATCAAGCTGACAGTGCAAGCTTTTTTCCTTGTTACCTAAGGGTGAGCTGCCAGGATTTGTCCTCATTAAGGGGACGAGCGCGCTGAACACAGCTTCATTCATCGCGAAGGCTGGCGGCTGGCAAGAGCCAGACCGTTCCTTTCCGGCATCCGAAAGCTGGACGCAAGGCCGGTTTATGTCCCGTCCTTCCTTTCCCGCTCGGCCCCTTCCCGGGAGAAGCGGGCTTTGGCTCAGGTGCGCGTTCCCTCTTCCGCAGCTTGTGACTCGGGTGGGAGGTGGCACCTCGGCGCAACGCAACCGCGGCCGTAACGGCGACCGTCGCTTCGAGGCCGGGGCCAGGGCTCCTCCGACGTCGTCCTGCCACGAAGACCTCGCTGCCCTCCCAGCAAGCGCCGGATGCAAGTGCAGTCGCGCGGCGTGATGGATGCTGGCCGAGCGCGACAGCGACAGATGCGCGCTGAGACCGTGCGAAAGTTTTTGCAGCCAAAGCAACGCCGGCAAACGTTTGGCTTCGCGCCAGCGGAGCTCACGGGTGCAAAATGTCTGACGTTTTAACCGAAATGTTTACAGCAGCGGAAAGCAGTTCCAGGCATGGTTCTTGCCACAAGTGCAGAGCAGATAACGCCTCTCGTTTCTGTgaccctcctgccccccaaaacaGAGAccctcctttgtttttttccctgctctgcaCTCATCACACTTTTAGCCAAATTTTTAAGCAGGATGTAAAATACCTCCCTGCTCGGACTCCTTTGATAGAGTACAGCTGCATGAAGTACTGGGCACCTCAGTCCCGAAGCTTTAGTTTTTGGGCATACATGGTGAGAAGTCACTTTTCGTATCTTCTCATTGCTTCGTCTTAGCTGCTGTTTCATTTCCTCCTGCATCGTGGAGCAGATGTCGAGCACGATGGTGAAAGTGATACCGCAAAGGGAAAGCGCGTGATCAAGACCTGGTCGTCCAGCCGCGGGGGTGAGCGGCAAAAGAGGAGGCCGACCGTCCTGCGCGGGGAGTTTGCTGCTGCCGGGGCACGTGTCCCCAGCGTGGCTTCACGCCGTGGCCCGGTGCCAGCGCTCCTGCCTAGCGAAAGGTCACATTCCCCTGCTCATTCGCCCTGGGCGGAATCGGGAGGGAGCTCGTCGGCGTTGTGCAGCTCCAACGTTGTGTGCGTCTGTGCACATACCCTAGACCTGTGTTTATTAATTAAAGTGTACACAGAGGGGAGAGGTTTGGCTATAAAACATCACAAAGAAGCCCAATATCTGGCATTTGTGCTGGGGCAAAGCGACGCTCCAAGGTGGCTCGCAGGAGAGCGGCGGGCCACCACGCCTGCTCAAGGTGCGGCTTTACAGTCCTGCTAATGACGCCGACCGGGAGCCTATAAATAGCCTGGAACAGGGTTTTGCTAATGTTGCTGCAAATTAATAAACGTGCATGCTGACAGCAGGCTGTGATTCTGCTTTGCGCGGGCCGTTTCCCATCCTCTTGCTGCCAGAGGAGCCCAGCGTGCGGTTGCAGCCGTGCAGGACGGCTCCAAGGCAGCGACGCGGGAGGAAGGGGATGGTGCTGCTGCCGCGGCGGGGTGGGAGGCTGGGCGCGGCGAGGTTGTTCGCACGCTCGTGCTCCTGCCTGGCGAAGGGAACCTGCAACCCCATGTGCCGTCACCTAGGCAAGGTGTGGGGGGGACCTCCAGGAGAGGGGACCTCCAAGAGAGGACCCCGAAGTGTTGGGGCAAGTGAGAGCAGGGAGAATTGCGGGACGAAAGGAAGCACTGACACCTCCGGGACCATTTCTCACAATCTCCACGATTTCTGGCATTTGCACTATTTTTGTCCCTTCCATTCCCAAATTACATACACAATCAAAACAGCGTCTTTGGTCTTCACAGCTGGATCCAAGGGGGAAGGCGCAGATGCCTTCGTATGAGGCCCGTGTTGGTGCACCCCGGCCGCAAGCCGGGGCAGTCGGCAGCGGGGCGCTTCTGCAGCCCCCAGACCCAGAAAACGCGAGGTGGGAGCCAGCGCCGCGGGGGCAAGGAGCAGCCCTGGGTTTGCTTCAACCCCACGTTCCAGGAGACGGCAACGGTGAACGGAGAAGAGCTCATCCCGGGTCCTCCTGCCACTGCTCCCTGGAGGCTACGCGCGCCCCGCGGGCTTGTCCCCTCTGCCGGGAGGTCGGGGTCTTCGCTCCGCTCGTGCTTCCCTTCTAGGGATTCCCCGGAAAACCAGAAGGCGCGTGACGTTTTCCTCCCGAACGGTGCAGACTTAGGGTCGTTGCTGTTCTGATGCACTTAGGTGCCATACATCGATGGAAATTTATAAGCACTACCTGAGTACCCAACGTTATAAAGAAAATCAATCTGCTCTGAAGACACGATAGGCTATTTTGTTAATTGAACTATATGCGTACCTTCAATCTGAATGCAAATGATCGGCCGTGATTGTCCACATTAAATAGTCTTTTCCTGTTGCACGCTCTTTTCCACGAGGAAATCGATATCCTTAAAACAGAATGACATCTTTTGGTGCATTTTCAATGggtctttcctgctctttcttcttATAATACCTTGCGTGGTCATAGAAATATATGATGATAATAGTAGAAATGTTCAAGAAAATGATAAGCAGCATGATCCAATATGAATATCCGTAATTGTTCTTGGAATTAGTGTATGTCATTGAAATAGCGTAACATACCTCAGCCAATTCTACAGAGAGGCCGTTGCTTTCTATGTTCACTGCAAAAAGTATGAGGACTAGAAGCATGAGGATTCCtagaaaatacaaacacaaatgtTAAAGGTGGAATCGTAGCATCATTTATGTAGCTACCTGTAAGTAAAAGTGTTCTCTCTACACCAGTTGGAAGACCTGGACTAGAACAGAGATGAATCTGCCATTTTCTGTTAATAAAATATGAACGTATTTAAAGGACATATTTTGTCCCATCTAACAGTGCCTGGCATATGTTGTGACATAGGTAGCTACTTCTCCATCCCGCCAAAATTAGCAGATTCCCTTTGACTTTTCTTAGATAAGGCTATTTCATGCAACCTCTTCTGTTGCTGAACTTGGTGCTGATGTGTGTAATATATTCTCCCCTTAGGTGACTCGCCGGATGCCTATTTGATATGAGTGCGAATTCGTGGGGTGTGCAGGTGCAcaaaaccctgagcaacctggtctgaactGCGTGtcgaccctgctctgagcaggaggctgcactAGGGACCCGAGGTCCAACCTGAACTATTCAATGACTGATCAGTCAAAACGAGAAGTCCTTTGAGATCCGCATCTATTCCCCACAGCCTGCTGAATGTATGCGGACTCCTGTTACTTTGAGATTTAGCTAAATCATGCTTGTACATGTTTTCTTAGTGCTGACAGAGGTATAATCTggtgaaaatatttctcttccttcccccccagGTATACTGTCCTACAGCCATTCCCGCTGAAACAGGTTCAGGTTTTTGCAAGGACACCATGGCATTGCCAGCTCTCTGGTGCGAAAGCTAAGAACCTTCAAGATACACCCACATCAAACGATGCATGATTTTTCCATGCAAACATGCCCCTGGTTAAATAAACTTCCAGGTCAGAGCACTTATGGGGTTGTAAAAAGAAACTGTAATACTCGGTCAACACATGGGGTCTACTTTCTCGCTCATGCTTTGTTTTGCAAGTATTTGGTCCTTTGGTCCTTTCTCTCCGGTTCAGAGGTTGCATtttgggtttcccttcctgctaGACCTGGGTCGGAGGCTCCCAGGACCGGCGTGGAGGAAGGCTCCCATCCCACGTGGGCTGGTTTCAGAGGTGGCTTCAAGGTGAAGCAAGTCCCGGGTGCTGCAGGCGAGCAGCTTCGTCCTTCtgaaggacaaggtgccagttCTGAAACACTTGGCGACCAGGTGTCTTTAAAGCAAATTTCCTGAGTGCAAACCCAGCATTAGAGGGAAGCGTAATCCTCTCGAGACAAGCTGAGTGTGAGCGCTCAGTGCATGTCCTCAGACACGAGGAAACGGGTCTAAGCATCCATCCTGTAGGCTAGATCTTAAAGGCCAGATGTGGCATGTAAGTAACCCAGGACCATAAGACAACAAATACCACAAAATGGTGGTATTTTCAATAGTGATGTAGATTCTTAGAAAGCTTAAAATTTGCCCTGTGGTCACATCCAACACATAcgcttttctgttctgttttaattCTGCAGTTTGTCGGCTTACGCTGCTCTTCTTGCTGTGCAGCATCAAGCATTAAGTGATTTTGCAGCTGTTGGGGCTTTTGCACTTCCATTTTTGCTGCCAGTGAATCCCAGCTCATGCTGATTGATGGCTTCACTTAAAGTAAGGAACACAGTTTTACCAGCACTTAAAAGGCAGTTCGCGGATATCCCAGCAGACACGGttttaaaaaccaaaaccagCCCAAAGCAGGCTATTTTCCAAATGTTTCCCTTTTTATAAACGTTTATTTCTTAATCTGGGAATCCAGGAGAACAACCAAGCGGTGGCTAGGGGCTGCGGGACTCACCGTTGAAGGCGTTCCAGGTGTAGACGCCGGTGGGCCCCAGGAAGGTCTGGTAGGGATTGCTCACCGCGTTGACGCCCGTGAAGCCCGCGCTCAGCagggagctcagcaaagccaggaCCAGCAGCACGATAATCGCCACGTTCACGGCTTTCGTCTCGGCGTTCTTCGTTGCATCGGCGACTGGAAGAGAGGAGCTCTGTGTTAATCATTGACCGGCGCTGGTAACGGGAGGTTTGGCATGGTCATTCGGGGACAAACACACGAGGCCTGGATGGCAACGGAGCTGGTGTCCATACCCCGAATAAATTTGTCTCCTGCCACACCACgcatggaaaaaaatataggtggtggtggtgtttcctctgcttttctaaaAGGATGGAGCCTGGACGCTGCTGCGGAGACCACGCGTGACCAAGCTGGGCGTCTTAACGTCCAGCATCCCGGCACCTTTCCCTGCTGGTGCAACGTGCTGCGACGTGCACGCGTCGTGCTGTCTGCTGGGGTTTCTATACCCTGGGCACGGATTGCCATATCTGCTCGGCACATACAGCCAGTCCCACCAGGACTGTACAGTTCGCCCAAATCCCTCTAATTATCTGCTGTGCTTTTGGTACTATAGAAACGCAAACGTGGATGCAATATACTCAAAATGTAATTGCAGTATAGTTGCATCGAAATATATTATTCTCCCTCAATTTAAAAGAAGGGCAGGGGGCAACTCTAACGTGCTGCTGGCTGCCGTAACCTTCACCTGTGACAAACACGGCGACAGTGCTCTCGTGCTCTGTTCAGACGGGTGTTGGGATAGACATCCCTCTGCAAGAAAATGTtcctttctgtgctgcttttaGTACGAGGCTGTTACTGCAGAGTTGTCGGTGCATAAATTGGAGAAGTCATAGCCataaaaataacaacagcaaaaataagaaacacccataaaaaagaaaataagcactcATAGCCAAAAGAGCAGCTATTGGAAATGAAGGAGGAGAGCTTCCACCTCGCTTTATGTATTATTCTTGGGAAACGGAGAAGCCTGATATAAGTTAACTTCTGCTCCAGGAAAGGGCAGCTGAGGAAGTGTTATATAAATCAGATGCAAATTTCGGGAATTGGGAGGTTAGGCATTTGGGAGGTATCACTAAATTTGATGGAAGcgagcccagccccagctgccccgtGACCTTGCTCTAggcagccccggcgctgcccagTCCCAGAAATAGCGCTGCGTTTGAACGCGAGGGGCTTCTGCGATTTCTCCCCGGCAGCCGTCCGTGATCTTATCGCCCAGAACATCTTCAGAATTAGTTGAACGGCTGCACCTCTTGCACCCCTCATCGATTTTATTTGTTTATCTCTGACAGCGATCCCAAACCCAGGGCAATGATTTTGTCAGCCTCCCCTTGTCGTAAGCAACAGCACAAGACCTTTCCAAAGGTTTAAATAAAATGCTGGTTTTGTacaggcaatttttttctttttttaagtaaagtGGTCAGTAAGAACAAGGAATATAGACTAATGGATCTGCTCGAATGCAGTCTATACAGATCCACAACCAGCTAATCCTCTGCAGTTAGTGTAAAACAAGTCAAACATGATGGGATGAAAGCAGAGGTTTCTGCCTCCGTCAGGTCGCCCCTTCTTCTCCTGTATCATCACCTTTTTTGTTTCTAATCGTCTTTAACTCTTGTGCAATCGGATTTAATTTCCCAAACTTTTGCTGACTTGAGTGTGAACAACTTCGAGCTACCAGCCTGGAGGTCTAATTTCGGAGCGGTGCTGACTCGGCAGCTTTCACAAGGTCGAGGATCACTTAAGAGTAATTGTAATTGTGCCTTAGGACTGAAGTTATTCAGAAGTTAT
This window contains:
- the CLRN3 gene encoding clarin-3 isoform X2 — protein: MPSKEKTLLFTAAFFTSACSFVLVCVVLATRSWVTSDIRFSSADSSVTVTVAYGLFQGTCEQTVTGGLQVSETSFQVADATKNAETKAVNVAIIVLLVLALLSSLLSAGFTGVNAVSNPYQTFLGPTGVYTWNAFNGILMLLVLILFAVNIESNGLSVELAEVL
- the CLRN3 gene encoding clarin-3 isoform X1; this translates as MPSKEKTLLFTAAFFTSACSFVLVCVVLATRSWVTSDIRFSSADSSVTVTVAYGLFQGTCEQTVTGGLQVSETSFQVADATKNAETKAVNVAIIVLLVLALLSSLLSAGFTGVNAVSNPYQTFLGPTGVYTWNAFNGILMLLVLILFAVNIESNGLSVELAEVCYAISMTYTNSKNNYGYSYWIMLLIIFLNISTIIIIYFYDHARYYKKKEQERPIENAPKDVILF